CCGTCGACGCCGCACTCCAGGTAGAAATCCACCATCCGGTCGGTGCTGGCAAGGTCCAGCTTGCCGTCGTCCTCGAACGGCGTGGCGGCGATGATGTATACGCCGCTCGCCCGTTCGTTCAGCTTTTCGCCCATTCCTTTTCCTCCCTGCGACTGCGGATCAGCGGACCGGAGGCCAGCCTATCACCGGTCCGCCGGCTTTTCCTGGTCGGCGGGCTTTTCGCCGCCTTCTCCGGTCCAATCGTCGGTGATCATGGACTGGGCTTCGCTGATCTGGTCCACCTCCTCCTTGGACGGCGGGCGTGGAATGCGGGGGCTCTTGGGGCTGGTCGGGGTCTCGCCCGGGCGCTGCTCGTCGGCCATGGTCATCCTCCTCTGGGGGTTCACCATGACTAACAAGAAAGGGGGCTGATGATCACCCGAGCGAGACGTCCAGGTACAGCATGATGACGAACCCCAGCATCAGGCCGACGCTCGCCGCCTTCTCCAGCCCGGCGCGGTGGGTTTCCGGGATGATCTCGTTGCTGACGACGAAAATCATGGCGCCGGCGGCGAAGGCGAGGCCCCAGGGCAGCAGGGGGGCGGCCAAGGACACGGCGAGAAGCCCCAGGAGGGCGCCCAGCGGCTCGACCAGCCCGGTCGCCAGGGCGATGGCGACGGCCTTGCCGCGCTGGTAACCGATGCTGTGGAGCGCCACGGCCACGGCCAAGCCTTCCGGCATGTTCTGGAGGCCGATCCCGAAGGCGAGGGGAAGCCCGGTCGCGGTACTGCCGGTGCCGAATCCGACGCCGACCGCCAGTCCCTCCGGGATGTTGTGCAGGGTGATCGCGATCACGAACAGCCAGATGCGCCGGAAGGTATCTGTCTCCGGCCCCTGGCGGCCCTTGATGAAATGCTCGTGCGGGGTGAGCAGGTCGAGCGCCCAGAGGCAGGTGGCGCCGAGCAGGATTCCGGCGCCGACCACGGCCGGGCCGGCGCCGGTCTCCAGTGCGGGCAGGATCAGCGAGAAGAACGAGGCCGCCAGCATTACGCCGGCGGCGAAGCCCAGCAGCCCGTTCTGGAGGCGGCTGGAGACCTTGCGCAGGAACAGCAGGGGCACGGCCCCGAGGCCGGTGGCGGAACCGGCGGCGAGGCTGGCAAGGAAACCGATGAGAACTATGGACACGCCTATTCCGTCAATCGTCGGCTGCGGCCGCCACCGTCTCGGCGCCCGGGGGAGAAGTGGTTGAAGAAGCGCTCTGGTAAGGGATGACGAAGGCGAAGGTTGCACCTTGGCCCGGCGCGGTTTCCACCCAGATGCGACCGCCCAGATGTTCGACGATGCGCTTGCAGATGGCAAGGCCCAAGCCGGTGCCCTGCGGCTTGTCGGTCATGGTGTTGCCGACCTGGCGGAACTTGTCGAAGACGATCTCCGCGTCGCCCGGTGCTATGCCCGGGCCGTTGTCGGCGACGGCGACGCGGACTCCTTCCGCGACCGGCTCGACGCTGACGACCACCCGGCCGGTCCCCGACGGGGTGAACTTGGCGGCGTTGGACAGCAGGTTCATCGCGACCTGCGTCAGGCGGTCGTGGTCCCCCCGGACCGGCGGCACGTCGGCCGGGATGCGCTGTTCCAGCGCGACGTCCTTGTCCTTGAACACCTGCGCGGTGGTCGCCGCCGCGTCGCGCATGATCGCGGCGAGATCGATCGGGCCGATCGTCCAGTCGATCTCGCCGGCCTCGATCTTCGCCATGTCGAGCACCTGGTTGATCAGGCGGGTCAGCCGCTCGCTCTCGCGGATGATCAGGCCCAGGAACTCCTGCGACTGCTCAAGGTCGATGTCGGGGTTGTCGTGCAGGATCTCGGCGAAGGCGCGGATCGACGTCAGGGGGGTCCGCAGCTCATGGGTCACCGTCGACAGGAAATCGTCCTTGAGCCGGTCAAGCTCCAGGAGCTTCTCGTTGGCGGCCCGCAGCGCGATGGACGTGCGCTCCAGCTCGGCGGACTTCTGTTCGAGCTGCCGGCTGTATTCCAGCACCTGGCTGGTCTCGTCCAGCATGCGCAGCAGCTCGGCCATGGTGACCTCGCCGCCCTTGACGGCGGAGGCGAGGGCCACGCGGGCCGACGCGGCGCCGACCGCGCCGGCCATCAGCCGCTCGCCGAACCGGACCAACTCGGCGGTCGCCTGCCGGTCGCGGCGCAGGTCGATGTTGCGGCCGCGGGCGAAGCCGGCGAAGGCCTGCTCGGCCCGCTGCGGCCCGAGGAATCGCCCGACCAGGTCGACGAGGTCGCCGACCGTCGTGCTGCCCCGCCAGGTGCCGCCCTCGATCGAACGTTCGGTCTGGCGGAACACATCGACGAAGGCGTGGGCCTGGACCCGCTCCCCGACGCTGGGCCGGTCGAACAGCGACACGCCGACATAAAGGCCGAGATTGGCGAGCATGCTCCAGAACAGCGCGTGCGACAGCGGGTCGAGCCCTTCGAGGCCGAACAGGGCATAGGGGCGCAGCAGGGAGATCCCGGCGGGACCGTCGGTCAGGAAGCCGGGGTCGAGCCAGCCCGACCGCGCGAAGGAGGGCAGGAGCAGCGTGTAGGTCCAGGCGGCGATGCCGGCGACCAGCCCGGCGATGGCGCCGCGCCGGGTCGCCCGGCTCCAGAAGATGCCGCCGATCAGGGCCGGGGCGAACTGGGCGACCGCGGTGAAGGAGATCAGCCCGATGGCTCCCAACGCATAGGCGCTGCCGGCGAACCGGAAATAGGCGTAGCCCAGCAGCAGGATCGTCAGGATGGCGACTCGCCGGATCGCCAGCAGCAGGGGCGTCAGGTCCGGGTGGCGGTCCAGCTTCAGGAGGCGCAGGTTGAGAAGCGCCGGGATGACGAGATCGTTGGAGACCATGGTGCTGAGCGCCACCGTCTCCACGATGATCATGCTGGTGGCGGCCGACAGGCCTCCCAGGAAGGCGAACAGGGCGAGTGCGCGCCAGCCTTCCGACAGCGGCACGGCGAGGACGAACATGTCGGGATCGACCGTGCCGGCGGGGAACAGCAGCATGCCGGCCACCGCCACCGGCAGCACGAACAGGTTGATCAGCAGCATGTAGAGCGGGAACAGCCAGACCGCGCGGCGCAGGTGCGACTCCCGCATGTTCTCCACCACCGTCACCTGGAACTGCCGCGGCAGGCAGATGATCGCCGCCATGGAGAGCAGCGTGACCGTGATCCAGCTGCCGTCCGCCAGGGCCGGGTCGGCGGTCAGCAGGCGCGCGGTCCTGGGGTCGGCCGCAGCATTATCGAACAGGTCGGTGAAGCCGTCGTGCAGGCCCCACACGACCATGATGCCGACCGCCAGGAAGGAGACCAGCTTGACCACGCTCTCGAACGCGACCGCCGCGACCATGCCCTGGTGGTGCTCGGTGGCGTCGATGTTGCGGGTGCCGAACACGATGGCGAAGGCGGCCATCAGCAGGGCAACGTAGAACGCCTTGTCCGCGAGCAGGGCCGCCTGCGGCCCCGTCCCGAAGCCGGAGGGATCGGTGCCGGCCAGCACGTCGAAGCTGACCGACACCGCCTTGAGCTGGAGCGCGATATAGGGCGTGATGCCGACGATCGCGACGGCGGCGACCAGCCCGCCGAGCAGGTGGCTCTTGCCGTAGCGGGACGCGATGAAATCGGCGATCGAGGTGCTGCGCTGCTTGCGGGCGATCCGCAGGATCTTGGCGATCACGAGATACCCCAGCACCATGACCAGGGTCGGCCCGAGATAGACCGGCAGGAACCCGATGCCCAGCGTCGCCGCCCGCCCGACGCTGCCGTAGAAGGTCCATGTGGTGCAGAAGACGCCGAGGGACAGGGCGTAGACATAGGGGCTCGCGATGACGCTTCGGCCCCGGTCGGCCCTGCGGTCGGCCACCCAGGCGATCGCGAACAGCAGGAACAGGTAGGAGAAGGATGCGACGGCGATCAGCGAGGCCGGCATCACCGCTTGTCCTCGTCACGCTGGCGCCGTTCCATCGCCAGCCCCAGCAGGATGATCACCAGCGCCCAGGCGGCGAAGATGTAGACCAGCAGCGCCGGCCAGCCGAACAGGGTGCCCGGAGCCCCGAACGCCTTCAGCAGCGGCGGGTTGAACAGCACCAGCGCCAGCAGGAACAGCGCGACGAGGCGTTCACCGGACGGTGATCCCGGGGATCCCCCGGGCGGCGCCCTGTCGCGCCGGGCGGTCAAAACGCCCGCTCCCGCGCGTGCAGTTCGACCAGGATGTTGGCGCTTCGGATCGCGTCGTCGAGCGTGATGACGTTCTGTTCCCGCAGCATGTCGACGAACCGCAGGAAGATCGCCGCGGTCAGCAGGCTGTCGCCCAGGGCGGTGTGGCGGTCGACCACCTGGATGCCCAGCCGCTTGGCGATGCCGTCCAGCGTGTGGTCGGCATCCGGCCCCTGGAGCTGGCGCGACAGCAGCATGGTGTCGAGCACGGGATGGTCGAACCGGACCCCGCTGACCTTCTCCTTCATCTTGAGGAACTTGAGGTCGAAGGCGGCATTGTGGGCGACCAGCACGGCGCCCGACACGAACAGGTGGAACTGCGGCAGCACGACCGATGCCCGCGGCTTGCCGCGCACCATGTCGTCGGTGACGCCGTGGAACTGGATGGTCTCCGGCGGGATCATTCGGCCGGGATCGACCAGCTGGCTGAAGGTCTCGCCGGTCAGGATGCGCCCGTTGACGATCCGCACGCCGGCGATCTGGATGATCTCGTCACCGTCCGACGGGCGGAGGCCGGTCGTTTCGGTATCGAAAACGACGAAGGTCAGCTTGTCGAGCGGCGTCCGGCCCAACTCGGCCGTGGCGATCGGCTGGTGCAGCAGGGAGAAATCGAAGAATTCCGGCCGGGCCGAGGGCGGCGCGCGGTCGGCATGGCCGTGGAGCTGTTCGGTCGGCGGCAGCGGCACGCGCATGCGAGCCAGCCCGGGCCGGGGAGCGTCGCACCACAGTTCGCTCCGGTGATGCTGCAGGACGTCGGTGACGGTCAGGCCGCCCAGCGCGTCGGGCAGGGCCTGTTCCATCCAGCCGTCCACGACGGAGGAGGCGACCGGCGTGCCGCTCCACGAGATGTCGACGAAGACCCAGGAGCCCCCGGTCTCCGCCGAAAGGTCGAAGTTCCCGGCGCCGGTGACCTCGCCCAGCCGCCGCACCAGATGGTCGAGCAGCACGACGAGGCTGTAGCTGTCGCCGTGCAGCCATTGCGGCAGCCCGGTCAGCGTGATGGCCGGCCCGCCGGCGGCGGCGACCCGGGCGATCACAAGGTTGATCAGGTTGCCGGAGTGGATGTCGCTCATCGGCCAGGCGCCGGTGATGATGCTGCGGTAGTCGCCGGTCACGCGCTCCAGGCGGTTGGACAGGGCCGCGCATTCCTCCAGGATCACCTGTTCGAACGCCCGGCGCGACTCCCTGTCCAGGTCGGGGTTGTCGGACAGGGTCTCGGCCGCGGCCAGCAGGTTGGCGACCGGCG
This Skermanella mucosa DNA region includes the following protein-coding sequences:
- a CDS encoding ZIP family metal transporter, with translation MSIVLIGFLASLAAGSATGLGAVPLLFLRKVSSRLQNGLLGFAAGVMLAASFFSLILPALETGAGPAVVGAGILLGATCLWALDLLTPHEHFIKGRQGPETDTFRRIWLFVIAITLHNIPEGLAVGVGFGTGSTATGLPLAFGIGLQNMPEGLAVAVALHSIGYQRGKAVAIALATGLVEPLGALLGLLAVSLAAPLLPWGLAFAAGAMIFVVSNEIIPETHRAGLEKAASVGLMLGFVIMLYLDVSLG
- a CDS encoding 3'-5' exonuclease — translated: MALLFASVGAVAAVLMILLPSAMANADGAGNPLVTQAVGGAAIALAAVFALWRIVDGSILRSLAALAGEARVIGHGTVAARVPPERYAALSPLPQAINELGEKLAAARSDIDEAVASSTAVVQEQKSRLSTLLRDLHEGVLVCNQQHQILLYNQAALTLLHLTGDLGLGRNLLQVVTRAPVLHTLERLTLRVKDGRHHSHPMGVTAEFVAATTDGRYLLQGRMSLILQEEDIITGYVVTFDDVTAELAALGKRDAVLRAATEGFRPPVANLLAAAETLSDNPDLDRESRRAFEQVILEECAALSNRLERVTGDYRSIITGAWPMSDIHSGNLINLVIARVAAAGGPAITLTGLPQWLHGDSYSLVVLLDHLVRRLGEVTGAGNFDLSAETGGSWVFVDISWSGTPVASSVVDGWMEQALPDALGGLTVTDVLQHHRSELWCDAPRPGLARMRVPLPPTEQLHGHADRAPPSARPEFFDFSLLHQPIATAELGRTPLDKLTFVVFDTETTGLRPSDGDEIIQIAGVRIVNGRILTGETFSQLVDPGRMIPPETIQFHGVTDDMVRGKPRASVVLPQFHLFVSGAVLVAHNAAFDLKFLKMKEKVSGVRFDHPVLDTMLLSRQLQGPDADHTLDGIAKRLGIQVVDRHTALGDSLLTAAIFLRFVDMLREQNVITLDDAIRSANILVELHARERAF
- a CDS encoding sensor histidine kinase, whose amino-acid sequence is MPASLIAVASFSYLFLLFAIAWVADRRADRGRSVIASPYVYALSLGVFCTTWTFYGSVGRAATLGIGFLPVYLGPTLVMVLGYLVIAKILRIARKQRSTSIADFIASRYGKSHLLGGLVAAVAIVGITPYIALQLKAVSVSFDVLAGTDPSGFGTGPQAALLADKAFYVALLMAAFAIVFGTRNIDATEHHQGMVAAVAFESVVKLVSFLAVGIMVVWGLHDGFTDLFDNAAADPRTARLLTADPALADGSWITVTLLSMAAIICLPRQFQVTVVENMRESHLRRAVWLFPLYMLLINLFVLPVAVAGMLLFPAGTVDPDMFVLAVPLSEGWRALALFAFLGGLSAATSMIIVETVALSTMVSNDLVIPALLNLRLLKLDRHPDLTPLLLAIRRVAILTILLLGYAYFRFAGSAYALGAIGLISFTAVAQFAPALIGGIFWSRATRRGAIAGLVAGIAAWTYTLLLPSFARSGWLDPGFLTDGPAGISLLRPYALFGLEGLDPLSHALFWSMLANLGLYVGVSLFDRPSVGERVQAHAFVDVFRQTERSIEGGTWRGSTTVGDLVDLVGRFLGPQRAEQAFAGFARGRNIDLRRDRQATAELVRFGERLMAGAVGAASARVALASAVKGGEVTMAELLRMLDETSQVLEYSRQLEQKSAELERTSIALRAANEKLLELDRLKDDFLSTVTHELRTPLTSIRAFAEILHDNPDIDLEQSQEFLGLIIRESERLTRLINQVLDMAKIEAGEIDWTIGPIDLAAIMRDAAATTAQVFKDKDVALEQRIPADVPPVRGDHDRLTQVAMNLLSNAAKFTPSGTGRVVVSVEPVAEGVRVAVADNGPGIAPGDAEIVFDKFRQVGNTMTDKPQGTGLGLAICKRIVEHLGGRIWVETAPGQGATFAFVIPYQSASSTTSPPGAETVAAAADD